The DNA window TGGCAAGTTCAAGGATGGCCATTTGGCAgaaaatgaaatgatgaaaaagtTCCTTGAAACATATGAGTTAAAGCAAAATTTGCTATGCGAAAAATTAGACCTACAACTATCTGAGGTAATCTAATGTTTACGAATCTAATAACTAAGTTTGATTTTATGATCTAAATCTCCAATTTAATTTTCTAACTTGCTTTTTCAGGATTCGGGAAATGCGAGTTTACCAACTGAGCAAAATGAGGTAGGCTAATATTTACAAATCTAATTGCTAAGGGTCAGTTTAGCATTGCTTCTTAGAAACACTTTTTGGGACAAAAAACACTTTTGAGAAAAAAACCATTGCTAGACAAGATGCTTTGAGTTTTTGAAAAGCATTGCTAAACTAGCCCTAAGTTTGATTTCATCATCCAAATCTCCAATTTTAACTTTCAAACATGGTTTTTCCGGACTCAGAAAAAGCGAGTTTACCAACTGGGCTTCTTACGGTAGGTTTCAATATCCCAAGTAATTCTTAAACTTGCCCTTATTTTCATCTCTCCTTCacaatcattttttttttctctcgtaCATTTATGGATTAAATGTGAAGACTCTCAGAAAAGAGgtataatacatatacatactgCATTGAACATCAGCTGGCCTAACTAGCATTTGAGAACATGGATGGTATAAGGTATCTGATAGAACACACACATACACTACATTGAACATCACTGGGTCTAACTAGCGTTTGAGAGCATGGAGGGTATAGGCTATATGATAGAACACTTATAAAtgtatcaaatccataaatttgtTCAATGCatattagtaaattcatatattttatattgttcaAATACATCACGTTAAATCTCCATCCTGCTCGTCGTTCTCATAATTTATACAGTAAATCAGAtccaaatccaaaattttaaaaattcatgttTCTAATATGaccttttttgtgtgtgtttattgtctTAGTTTTCTTTGGCGTGTGCTCCTGCTCAAGATCGTGGAAGTTGCAAGTCTTTTGAGTCTAAATTTGTTCATTTCATAAACCAACTTTACGACAATGACAACAACGAAGTGGAGTACAAAGATTTTCAAGGCTTAGAAGATGCATTAGCAAACACTGCCTGGGGGGAAGTTCCAGACTACCTCAAATCTATTGGGATCCGAATAGAAGATGCTCGTGGAAAAGCTACGGAGTTTTCTCATACTGGAATACAAATTCTGGTCTGTGCTGTAATTAAAGAGATGGAAGATATGTCACTTGAGGATTTGGATTGGGGTACATTGAAAAAGTGGGTAGCTGCGCTGAATTACGCTAATGAACATGGTTTTCAAGTAGGATTTGCTGATAATCTGTTGCAGAGGAATGTGGTTGCCTACTTTCAGAAAAAGGAGCTCTCATAGTTTATATTTAATCCTGTATCTAACATTCTGCTATGTTTTAATGTCTCATTTTGCGTCAAGTATGTTTATGGTTTTCAATGTCTAAAATCGTGAGTTGTTGTATTGGGTATGTTTTTGAGTCATAACggtatttaatttgtttaatacatcaaccccccccaaaaaaaataaataaataaatgtttttcaataaattaaaatatatgtatttaaataacattaaaataagtaCAGGCTGAACTAGCAAATGTCTCTAGCAAATGTCTCTAAAgtctaaaatagtagtaaaattaataataaaacaagaattatgcgatatcaaaacaataataacaaaattgatgtaatataatagtgaaatgacagaaaaataataataaaatagtaaaaaatagcagtaattttttttataaatttgggttgggttggatcgAGACCAAAAAAAGCTTACCTGAGACTCAAGCCGTGTAGAAAACATGTCTTATTTTTTTGGCCAAGCTCATTTTTTAGACTTAAATTTTTGCTCACACACTCACTTTTCGAACAAGCCTTTAGATTGAATCAGGTCTAATGTAAAGTAACACAgtcttcaattttattatttttatttctagctATTGTTCTGTATATACTAGTATGATTCCCATGCTTGCTTTGGGTTGATTATTATTTGTATCAAATTATAGAATGAAATTTGAAGGTTATAATATGATGTAAGTTCTTGTACACTTCATACATTTAAATGTTAgtctatttatttcatttttcaggAATATAATCCTACTTTTCAAACTAAAAAATCCAGGTTTAATCGTTATCGCcattaaaattattcatttaaattcaatgttgtgacattttaaaattaaaaattttcactcAGTAgtgatataataaaaaattacgtTAAAAATGCTTATgtggatttttttcttaaaaacacgcATTTGAACACgtcatgatagaataattattttgttggaatagtgttcttaaaaaaatgactGCAACATTGCAATTGAAATAATTAGCAATGTTAgctatttagactaattaatgacattataaaactAGAAgaataaaattatgtaaaaaaattaaagcatatgAATTTAATCCAAGTTTTAGCATAGTGTAggggccaaaattaaaatttgactatCGTCTTATAATGTAAAAAAGAGTAAGACAAACCTAAAAGATGTGTCCGTTTCTAAGATTTTAAAGTattcaatttatatataataacataacattttaattatattaactatttgaactaagTAATAATAATATGGAAATATAGGACcgaattatgttaaaaattaaaatataaagattaaaattttaatttaaatataataggaggattaaaattaaaattaaactattttgtaaattgcaaaagagaaaaaaagaagagaagcaTGGGTGGGTGTCCATGTGTCAATAATAGAAGGACTTTCTTTTTAGATATAGGTACTGGTATAGTTTCTCaatagttaattatttattttgataaattatggAGAAAAATTTGAAGGTTGAAATATACTGTAATTTTATGCACATtctataaatttagaatttagtcacaATTTTCTTTTTGGATATTTAGGTCTAAATTAGTCAGTGaaatataaaaagttacaaaatgattattaactatttgattttgtcaattttaatCATTTATCGTTAAATAGCTAACCAAAAaatgacatgacatgacatgataacttttaaaattaacataatagtaaatttaaccctcaaaatttatacattctatcaattttaatattaagttctaaaaattttaattcttaaca is part of the Gossypium hirsutum isolate 1008001.06 chromosome D11, Gossypium_hirsutum_v2.1, whole genome shotgun sequence genome and encodes:
- the LOC107940445 gene encoding uncharacterized protein; this translates as MDPQQLQNDIPLERYNAEKNRYQENCYIGESSTSQQQPEPEMKEEHHFPEEHSYSRSVSERIETLMDRIYRQKMTDQEADMKSILWLYHRVKTLPLVNTQNIKTNDGKFKDGHLAENEMMKKFLETYELKQNLLCEKLDLQLSEDSGNASLPTEQNEFSLACAPAQDRGSCKSFESKFVHFINQLYDNDNNEVEYKDFQGLEDALANTAWGEVPDYLKSIGIRIEDARGKATEFSHTGIQILVCAVIKEMEDMSLEDLDWGTLKKWVAALNYANEHGFQVGFADNLLQRNVVAYFQKKELS